In Nitrospirota bacterium, the genomic window TGCAGATATGTACTCCTTGCACCTCTTAACCATGTCTATATATTCTTTTTTTGTAAGGTTGGACATTACCCTCTTTGAGAAAATCTCCGGGCCGGCTTTTAGCAGCCTGTTTCCCTGTGAAATCTTCCTTTCTACATCACGGATCCTGTCTCTGCACAACCGCTCATCCTGACCGTTCCCTCCTGCAGTTCCCACTATCCAGCCCTTTCTCAGAACATTATCAAAGGCCACAACAAGGTCTGTACCCAAAAGGACAACATCCGGAATCAGCAGGTCATCAACTGCATTGTGCGGCAGGTTCTCAAAAAGATGGGCGAAACCATATCCAAAACAACAGACTATACCACCTGTAAAAGGAGGAAGGCCGTCAGTCTTCTCTACCCTTCCGGCTGTCAACAACTCTCTTAATAGCCGCTCAGAAACATCATGGTCGCCGGCGTTTCCGGCAATAATTATTTTTGGATCAACACCGATAAAGGAGTAGCGGGAAGTTTTTGGGCTGCCAGCATGACTCTCTAAAAGAAAAGATGGTCCATCTCCCCTTAAACGGATAAAACAATCAAATGGGTCAATCCAGGGTATTTCGTTGTAAAGAGTGTACATTTTGGACAATTATATCAGAAAGAACTATATAGTCGTAGTGGAGATTCGTCATGAATCCTGTAAAGGACCATACTAACAATCACTCCTCTGATGAACTCGAAAAAAAAGCCGTAGTAAAGATGGCATCTGATGTCCTTCTGTCTCTCTCCAAGGCCCTCAAGGCGCTTAAACTCTATCCTGACAATAGTCCTGTAAGGCATAAGTTCATTTCTGACCTGACAGGGAAATTCACCAAATTTCTTGAAGAATACGGGGACCTGACTTTAGCAGTCAGACAGTATGACCTGCTGTACCAGGGTGAGGTCGTGTATAACAATCCGGTTAAAGAAGACAGCATCGCGTTCAAATTCTTTGGTGACGGGATACAGGAGGTGGCCTTTTCAGATAACATTGACGAGCAGGAGCTCCTTGATTTCATCAATGTAATTCAGGGCAACGGAGACCATGCAGACGGTGATGATGACATTGTTACATTGATGTGGCAAAAAGAATTTAAGAATATCCGTTACGTTGTTATCGAAGACAGCGGAGATGCTGCTGACGGAAGACCGGAAGGAAAATCTTCAGATGCTGAATCAGTGACGATTAAAAGCGCAGACGCACTCAGGAATGCACACAAGTCGGAGAGCGTACACGATCAGACACTGGCAGCGGATGGCAGCAGCGCACCAGGCATCGAACGCGAGATTGAAGAGATTTATGGCAAGCCTTTTGATGAAATATTCGTGCTCTCTCCTGATGAGATAAATTCGATCAAACAGGAGATGGAGAGGGAGGCTAAAAGTGATCTTATACTGGAAATGCTCGACATCCTTTTTCACATCCTTGAAATTGAAGAAGATGCCGTAAGTTATGCAGAGATAATGAGTTACGTAGAAAAGTCCGTTAAGATGATGACGCTTTGCGGTGACTATAAACACGCACTCGGGTCATTGAACAGGATCACGGCCATATCCGAAACAGAAAAAGATAACAGACCGGCACATGCTGAGACAGCACGGGCAACCCTGTATTCCCTTGGTGATGAAGCATTCCTTCAGCAGCTTACCGAATCACTGAATGCAAGCAAAACTGAAAATGTGGACGAACTTTATAATATACTTACGATGCTGGACAACAAGGCAATTTCGCCTATGACCACTATGCTGTCAACTCTCGAAAATATAAAGGCCCGCCGGGTCGTCTGCGATGCGCTTGCCGTAATTGCAAAGGATAACCTTGAATCAGTGCTGAAGAAACTTCAGGATGGCAACTGGTACACTGTCAGAAACATAGTTTATGTCCTTGGAAGAATAGGAGACGCAAAGGTATTAAACCATCTGAAGAGGATCAAGGACCATAAGGAACCAAGGGTCCGGAAGGAAATAGTCCATACGCTGTCTGAAATAAAAAGCGACGAAGCAAAAAACATGCTTGCATCATATCTTAATGACAGCGACAACACCGTCCGCATTGCAGCATTAAAAAGAATCTGCTCCATGGAACACAGGAGGGCATTGCCGGGCATCCTGCAGATAATATCGTCTGAGGAGTTTGACGGTAAGGAGAGTTACGAGAAGAAGGAACTGTTTGAGGCGATTGCCACACTCGGGACTCAGGATCAACTGCCATTTCTAAAAGAGTTGTTGATGAAGAAGTCCTGGTTGTTCGGCAAGTCAAAGGCTGATGAGATGAGGCTACTTTCAGTTCAGGCTCTCACAAAAATGAAAGTCCCAGGCGCAATGGAGATTATAAGAGAGGGTGCATCATCATCTGACAAGGTAATAAGAAAGATATGTGAAGATACTCTGAGAAGCACTGTGAAGGGGGAGGTATGACAGACAGGATATTCGAAGAAAAAAGGGGTTCTGTCGGAAAAGACTTTACAAATAATCTCTATAAGCTCATGAGGACCGCCCAGATTCACGACTCAAGAAATGTTGCAACCATTGCCGCCCTGGATAAGGCAGCAGAGTCTGTAAAAACACTTTTAGACAGCGGCGGCCCATTTCCTCTCAGGCTTTTTCAGGAACATCTCTTTATAGATGACGTAAAGATACGGGTGGATATTGAAAATTTCCTTGCCTGTACATCCCTCATAAATGAGATGAAGAGGCGCGGAATAGGATCAATAGTATTTTTGAGTCAACCCTCGGCAAGTGAGATTGCAGGGTTTGTGTACGCGTTCAATAATGCAGACCTGAAATCTGGTGATCCGTTTCAGGAGCTTGAAGCCAGACTGTCATCTCAGGGCATAACCAACATTTCATTGCACAGACCGTCAGAAATCAATGACACTCCAATTCACGTGATTCAGGATTCCAAAGAGATGGCAACGCACCTGTACTTTAAAACACTCACTGCTGTTTCTGACGTCATGGATAGTGCAAAACTCAAGAATGCCGTAGGGATAAAGAAGGCAAAAAGGCTTGTTCATTCAATGGTAGATTTGATGGTCAAGGAGGAATCCACCCTGCTCGGTCTGACCACGCTAAGGTCCTATGACGAATATACATATAATCACTCAGTAAACGTCTCCATCTTGTCTATTGCAATAGGACAAAGGCTCGGCTATAGCAGGAAGGAGATGAGTGACCTTGGCATGGCAACACTTTTTCATGATATTGGCAAGATTGACCTGCCGATTGATTTATTGAACAAACCTTCAGAATTTACACCTGAAGAGTGGAAGATTATGAGGACTCACCCTGTTAACGGAGTGAAAACTCTCCTCAGGTTGAAGGGCCTTCAGGAGCAGGCAATCCGGATGATTCTTGCAAGTTTTGAACATCACCTGAATTACAATCTTTCAGGCTACCCGAAACTTGCAACCGCAAGGCGGGTAAGTCTCTTCGGAAGGATAACCACTATCTGCGACTGCTACGATGCCCTGACCTCAGCAAGGGTCTATAACCGGTCGCCGCTCGTCCCGGACAAGGCCCTGTCGTTTATGATGAAAAAAAGTGATACTGCATTTGACCCCCTCTTATTAAAGATATTTGTCAATGTAGTCGGCATATATCCGGTCGGCACAATTGTACTTCTGAATACTGATGAGATGGCAGTAGTAGTCAGAGCCAATGCAAATCCTTCAAATATCCACAAACCCTGCATTAAACTGATAACTGACCCTCATGGAAATGAAATAGACGGTGAAACCATTGATTTGTCCTGGGAATCAAAGATGGCCATAATCCAATCCATTGACCACAGGAAGTATGGCATAGATGTAAGCAAATACTTCGTCAATTAAAAAATCTAAATGAATGGAATTTTAAACTTGACAAATGAAGAAAAGTTCAAGTATTATATTTATTAGTAATGATTACTATTATTACGAGGAGAATAATTGATATTACCAGATAAAATTGATTTCAGGATTAACACTATTGGCCAACTCTGTCCAATGCCAATCATTCTGACATCAAAAAAAATTAAAGAGATGTCTCCGGGTGATGTCCTTGAAGTAATTTCAGATGATGCAGGAATAAAAAAAGATATGCCTGCCTGGTGTAACACAACCAGGAATGAGTACATAGGCCTTGTGGAGGAAAACATGGTATACAAGGTCTATGTGAGGAAGAAAAAGGACTGATGCAACGCCATTCCAAACAGAGGAAACTCATATTGGAGGTACTCAAACAAAACAACGGTCATCCAACTGCTGACTGGGTATACAGAGAAGTCAAACGGGAGATACCCAGCATAAGTCTTGGAACAGTATATAGAAACCTCAAACTTTTGCAGGAACACGGGGATGTTACAGAAATTTCATGTGATGGCAATGAGGGGCGCTTTGACGGAAACCCTCATCTTCATTATCACATCACCTGCCAGAGTTGCGGAAAGATCGTAGATGTAGATAACATTGTACTTAAAGATATGGAGGAAAAGGTGGCGGATGCAACCGGATTTAAGATCACTAATCATTGTGTCGGCTTTGCAGGCATATGCCGCGAATGCCAGCATGACACAAATTAACAAGGAGGGTACAAAATGTCACACGAGGCAAAAAAGTTTGAGTTGAAGGGACTGGAAGGACTGTCTGACAGCCAGATTTCTCAGCACAGAGATATTCTTTATGTTGGTTATGTAAACAAGCTAAATGAGATCGAAGACAAGCTCAAAACTTCGGACCGTACAAAGGCCAATCAGATTTACAGCGAATACCGGGGCCTTAAGGCAGATGAGACATTTGCATTAAACGGTGTAATCCTTCATGAGTTGTATTTTGAGAACATGGGGGGACGCGGGGGAAATCCAACGGGTCAGATCTCAGATCTCATCAAGAGGGATTTTGGATCGGTTGAAAAATGGACAGAGGATTTCAAGGCCTGTGGAATGGCTGTACGCGGATGGGTAGTGCTTGCTTACAATCTCTGGGACGGCAAACTCCATAATTATGGCGCTGATGCGCATCACTTCAACTTTCCTGCAATGGCCTGGCCACTATTGGTCATGGATGTGTACGAGCATGCCTACACAATTGACTATGGAGTTAAGAGACCGCCTTATATTGACGTATTTATGAAAAATATCAACTGGGATGTTGCAAACAAAAGGCTCGACAGGATATCAAAACTGTTTTAAAACGACCTATCCCTTTCCCTCTTCCGTTTGAGGAGAGGGAAAGGACAGGGATCTTCTTTTTCTCTATCCAAGTGCGCTTATCCTTGCTGCCAGCTGCTCAGCAAGGTTTATGAATATCCTGCTTTGAGGAGACGCTGCATCCTCTGCAGAAACGGGTCTTCCTGCATCTCCGCCCTCACGTATTTTAAGGTCTATGGGAACCTCGCCCAGGAACGGCACACCAAGCTTCTTTGATGCAGCCTCCCCGCCTCCATGGCTGAATATTTCCGAACGCCCGCCACAGTGAGGACAGGAGAAGAAACTCATATTCTCTATCACACCCAGAATAGGCACATTAAGCTTTCTGAACATAGATATGCCACGCACCACATCAAGAAGCGCAACATCCTGCGGAGTAGTCACAATTACCGCACCTGTTAGAGGCACCTTTTGTGACAGGGTAAGCTGGACATCACCTGTGCCCGGCGGCAGATCCATAATAAGGTAGTCAAGCTCACCCCATTCTACATCTGTAAGAAGCTGTTCAACAGCCTTCATAACCATTGGCCCGCGCCAAATAAGCGGGGTATCCTCCGGGATCATAAATCCTATTGACATGAGACTCACACCGTATTTTACAATAGGAATAAGTTTCTCCCCCCTGATCTCAGGCTTTTCTGTGATACCCATCATAATAGGGATGCTTGGTCCATAAATATCCGTGTCCAGCAGTCCGACCTTTGCACCGGTCTTCGCCAGGGCTACAGCAAGACTCACACTCACAGTAGACTTTCCTACTCCGCCCTTCCCGCTCGCAACAGCAACAATGTTCTTTACACAGGGAAGTATCTCCTCATTGCCTGGAATCCTGTGTGCAGAAACACTGGACGTCACCTCCACACTTACGGAAGTAACCCCGTTTATCTGCCTGACTGCCTCTTCAGCAGCTGACTTTAACTGTCCCTTGACAGGACAGGCAGGTGTAGTCAGCTCCAGATCAAAGGAAACAGCCCCACCCTCTATCTTCAGTTTTTTTATAAAGCCCAGAGAAACCACATCTTTTTTGAGGTCAGGGTCCTCTACACTCCTCAAGGCGTCAAACACTTGTGCTTCAGTAACCAACATAGTCCCCTCCTTAGTCTTTCAGTTACATATCTATATAATCATATTACTGCAGGAGAGGTCAATTAAATATGACGGAGGTCATATCAGAAGGGTACCTTTAGTCCAAGACCTATATAATTCCTGTCAATCATGTAGTAAGGAATCACACGGTCATCTCCTGTGTAGACGCGGAGGGCATTTAAGGATGTATGGACAAGGGCAGCCATAAATATCTTGCTTCTGTCAATGCCTGTAGTGTCTGAGATGCCAATAGGGTCAAACTTGCCATTCTTGTATGGGGCTACATAATAGGCATAAGCTGTATACCATAGAAAATCCGTCATGCTGAAGAGCATCAGCGCACGATTGTATGTTGTGTTGTTTTCCCGGTACTGACTTAGTGCGAGTTCAAAGGTGCAGTTGGATGCCACTTCTCCTGCAAGGTGATAACCCGGTTTCGCCTTATTATCAATCTTTGTAACTGTACTCAGTCCAAGGAAGAAGCTGTTTTTGTCTCTGGTAAAGAAATTCAGGTTGTTGCCTTCTGCCCCAGCCTGATTCGCTATTAAATAGTGTCCTGTTTCATGAATACTGAGATTTGTCAGAAATGCCAGTCCAATTAAAGAAATGTCTTTAAGACCGGCCGCTGATGCCTTTGGTAAGGATATTGATGATATTAAGGTTATAAATATGATCAATAATATTGATGATGTAATTTTTCTGCACTTCACTGGCCTGCCTGTGCCTTAATTGATGAATTTCAAACTGAATATCGGCAGGTGTTTACAACTACTTAATGAGCCATGCAGCAATTAAATAAGGCCTTAATGTTTTACTCTCTGACTCCGAATAAACCTCAGCGCCTGAAAGCTGACGAACAAAATATTACAATCAACAGGAAACCACATATGAAAATTAATGAGATTGAAAATCATGCATCGCATCATCTCAATAAAGGCCCACTGAGCGGAAAAGGGAAGAAAAAAAAGGATTACTCTTTAAGCCTGCATGTTAACGGACAAGCAGGGCACGTATCAGTTAAGGTTATAGACAATAAGTCAAAAGAAACTATCAGTGAACCCTCATCGCAGGAGCTGCGGGAAATTCACGATCAGATATACGATATGGCAGGAAGATTATACGACAAAAAAGTGTTAAAATAGCCGGGCTTATCCCGATTTACTCTTTTTGAGAAATTCTGCCAGTGCAACTGCATTGTTGTATTTCATGTCCCTTGCGCTGAATAAAAGTGTTATAACACCTTTTTTTGCCTCCTTCATAAGGAGCCGGCATTTATCCGTCTGAGACTCAAGCTCAATGAAGTAGCGGCGCCGGAACTCATCCCATTTATCAGGGTCGTGATTAAACCAGCGGCGAAGGGAATCACTGGGAGCCAGATCTTTAAACCAGCCGTCTAATTTGAGTGAATCCTTGCTGACGCCGCGCGGCCAGAGCCTGTCCACGAGGTATCTGCAACCATCATCAGGCTCTGTACTGTCATAGACACGTTTCAGTTTAATCATACTTCCATCACACTCTGATGCCTTCAATCAATTCTATAAAGTTCTCCCTGAACCTGTCATCGTCATCCCTGTGTCTTGCTCTGGGTCCCTTAACACGTCCGCCACCCCGCCTCTGTCTCGCTGATTGATGCCTCTTTTCGAGAAGTGAATCAATGGTGCGCTCTGTATAAACCCTGCCTGACGGGGAGATGGCATGAACACCGTTTCCAAGCACCAGGGAAGCCAACCCGTAGTCAGAAGTAACTACTATATCGCCTGATGAAGCCCTGTTAATTATCGCAATGTCAACTGCCTGAAATGAAGAATCAACCCGCAGGACCGACATTCCTTCACGCTCATTAATATTATGGGCCATGCTGACAACCATAGTAACCCTTACACCACGCCGAAGGGCCTCTTCATGTATTATATCCCTTACAGGACATGCATCTGCATCTACATAAATCTGCATGGCAATTATTTACGGATATAATCCCCTCGCCACGTGGGCATCAGCCAGTCTCCTGATCGAAATTGCCATGGCAGCCATCCTCATATCCACTTTCTCGGAGAGAGAAAATCCAAGCACCCTGTTAAATGCAGTAACAATAAAGTCATGAAGCTTCTCATTTATTTCCTTCTCCTTCCAGAAATATTTCTGCAAATTCTGAACCCATTCAAAATACGAGACAATAACCCCGCCGGAATTTGCAAGTATATCAGGGACAACGAATATTCCTCTTTCCCTCAAAACCGCATCCCCCTCTTTGGTTGTAGGGTTATTTGCCCCTTCGACAACCATTCTGCATCTTAATTTATGGGCATTATCTCCCCGGATCTGCCCTGACAGCGCAGCAGGAATTACTACAGTGCACTCAGTCTCCAGCAACTCCTCATTTGAAATAATCTCTCCCTCAGGATAGCCCTGAAGTGTGCGCCTTGAATTCTTATGGTCAGTGACATTGCCTATATCCAAGCCGTTTTTGTTGTAGATGCCGCATGTGGAATCACTCACTGCCACAACCTTTATTCCCAATTCAGTCAGGAAGCGGGCAGCAAATGCGCCGACATTGCCAAAACCCTGGACGACAGCCGTTGCCCCCTCACAGTTAATTCCAAGGAGTTTCATGGACTCAATAACTACAGATACAACACCCCTGCCTGTAGCCTCCTCCCTTCCGAGAGAACCGCCTATACAGATCGGCTTGCCTGTTACAACACCAGGCGCCGCATATCCCCTTTGATGACTGTACGTATCCATCATCCATGCCATGACATGCTCATTAGTTCCAACATCAGGAGCCGGAATATCATTATCAGGACCTATTATTGGAAATATCTCTGCAGTGTAGCGTCTTGTAAGCCGCTGCAGCTCCTGCTTTGATAAACTCCTGGGGTTGCACCTTATGCCTCCCTTGGCGCCGCCATAAGGCAGGCCTGTCAGTGAACACTTCCAGGTCATGTTCATTGCAAGCGATGCCACCTCGCCGAGGTTTACTTCCGGATGGTATCTGACCCCGCCTTTTGTAGGACCAAGAATGGAATCATGCTGAACCCTGAACCCCTGAAAGATATGCACTTCTCCATTGTCCATCCTGATGGGCATTGTCACGCAAAGCGCCCTCTGCGGCAGTCTAAGCCTATTCCATATATTAGGGTCGAGGCGAAACCACTCTGCAGCAGCATCAAACCGGGCCAGGACATCCCTGTATGATGATGAATCGAATTCTGATGGAATTTCAGTCATATTACAATCCTCAACTAATCTCCATCCCATCATACGCCAGTTCTATGCCCGGCGGAAGATCACTATTCACTTTACTGTGATCAAACGTATGGGACAGGTGTGTTAGAAACGCACGCTCCGGCTTCAGCTCCCTTATGACTTCAATGGCCTGATCAAGACCATAGTGTTTTGCATGCGGTTGATACCTTGTTGCATCGAGAATAAGTATTTTAGTCCCCTTAAGCTGCTCTTTCGTATCTTCAGGCATACCATTGCAGTCAGTAAGATACGAGACATCATTTATCCGGTACCCCAAAATGGTCAAATCCCCATGAAATATTTTAAGAGGCTTTATCCTGAGACCGTACAAAACAAAGTCGCTGCTGACAATATTAATATCGAGTCTCGGAATCCAGTCACTCCTTGCAGATCCATCGAAGATGTAACTGAATTTATGGCGTATGGTCTCCATGGTATCAGACCTGCCATAACATGGAATAGCTTCACCCTGAATATGGTTGAAAGAACGCAGGTCGTCTATGCCATGAATATGGTCTGCATGCGCATGTGTAAAAAGTACCGCATCTACCCTCTCTATACTGCATCTGAGGGCCTGAAACCTCAAATCTGTCGTTGTATCAATAAGTATGTTCCGTACTCCCGCTGCACGGTGATCAGCCCCGCCGGGACTGACTGATACAGCGGGGACAGAATTAAATTCTGTCCCCGTGTCTTCGGCAGTTATAAGAATAGATGACCGTGTCCTCTTGTTCCTTGGGTCATCTGACCTGCAGACATCACATTTACAACCGATTACAGGGACGCCGGTTGACGTACCTGAACCGAGAAACAGGACTTTCATTATCCCCACGCACTATCCGGAATTACGAGCCTTTCTACAGGTTTGCCGTTTTCAATGTGCTGATCCAATATTTCATTGACATGTTCCGGTTTCACCCCCTGATACCATACGGCATCCGGGTATACAATCACAATCGTTCCTGAGCTGCACATTCCGACACATGTAGAACCGGTAAGAATGACCCTGCCAAACAAGCCTCTTTTCTCCATCTCTTCAGAAAATTTCATAACAACCGGTTGCGCACCCTTTTCTCCGCATGATCCTTTGGGATGCCCCGGTTGACGGGTGTTAGTGCAGACAACAATATGGTGTTTTGGCTTAGGCATCTTGAATTCCTCCTCTTTTAAAATATAGAAAAATACGTTAACCTATAAGGAGGCTTACTGTCAAGTCGGCTTCATGGCCGGCTTCAGACAGGGAATGATCACAGCACTGCCGTATGGTCTGATAATGGAGGACTGAGGAATGAAGTTTACACGAAACGATATACTGAGGCTTATGCAGGGCAGGGCATACCGTCCCCTTCTGCTCACAGAACTGATGGCAGTACTATCAGTACCAAAGAAGAAACAGGATACGTTCTACGAAACATTGGAAAAGATGCTGGGTGATGGCTTGATAGTCAGGATACGCGGGGACCGCTACGGCCTTCCTGAGAAGATGAATCTTGTAACAGGCGTTCTTCAGGGTCATGCAGACGGTTACGGTTTTGTGATCTCCGGTACAGAAGGCATACAGGATGTGTTCATCCCCCGCAGGAGCATGATGGGGGCGATGCATAACGACAAAGTGGTCGCGAGAATCGAGGCATCCGGAAGAGACGGTAAGAGAGAGGGACGAATTATCAGAATTATTGAGAGATTTCACAAAAAGATTGTAGGCCGGTTTGAAAAGGGAAGGAATTTTGGTTTCATCATACCGACAGACAGAAAAATATGTTATGACCTTTTCATTGCCCCCAAATACTTCCATGGGGCAAAGGACGGCGACCTTGTCGTAGCTGAAATCACTGCATACCCTCAGAAGTCGCGGAACCCGGAAGGTGAGATTATAAAGGTCCTTGGAAAGGCAACGACACCTGGCATTGACACAGAGGTGATAATTGAAGAATACGGGCTTCCAGCGGTATTCTCCCAGGAGATTCTGTCAGAGGCGGAATCTCTTCCGGATGAGGTTACAAATGAAATGATGCAGGGCCGGCGGGACCTTCGCAGCCTTACGACAGTGACAATTGACGGGGAAAGGGCAAAGGATTTTGACGATGCTGTTTCTATTGAAAAAACTGCCGGAGGGAAATATATCCTGTGGGTACATATTGCAGATGTAAGCCACTATGTCCCGTGGGACTCTCCCCTTGATCAGGAGGCATACTCGCGCGGAACAAGCGTCTACCTGCCTGACCGTGTAATACCTATGTTCCCTGAGAAACTATCCAACCATATATGCAGTCTTAATCCAAAGACGGACCGTCTTACCATGACTGTAGAAATGCT contains:
- a CDS encoding HEAT repeat domain-containing protein, coding for MNPVKDHTNNHSSDELEKKAVVKMASDVLLSLSKALKALKLYPDNSPVRHKFISDLTGKFTKFLEEYGDLTLAVRQYDLLYQGEVVYNNPVKEDSIAFKFFGDGIQEVAFSDNIDEQELLDFINVIQGNGDHADGDDDIVTLMWQKEFKNIRYVVIEDSGDAADGRPEGKSSDAESVTIKSADALRNAHKSESVHDQTLAADGSSAPGIEREIEEIYGKPFDEIFVLSPDEINSIKQEMEREAKSDLILEMLDILFHILEIEEDAVSYAEIMSYVEKSVKMMTLCGDYKHALGSLNRITAISETEKDNRPAHAETARATLYSLGDEAFLQQLTESLNASKTENVDELYNILTMLDNKAISPMTTMLSTLENIKARRVVCDALAVIAKDNLESVLKKLQDGNWYTVRNIVYVLGRIGDAKVLNHLKRIKDHKEPRVRKEIVHTLSEIKSDEAKNMLASYLNDSDNTVRIAALKRICSMEHRRALPGILQIISSEEFDGKESYEKKELFEAIATLGTQDQLPFLKELLMKKSWLFGKSKADEMRLLSVQALTKMKVPGAMEIIREGASSSDKVIRKICEDTLRSTVKGEV
- a CDS encoding transcriptional repressor, producing the protein MQRHSKQRKLILEVLKQNNGHPTADWVYREVKREIPSISLGTVYRNLKLLQEHGDVTEISCDGNEGRFDGNPHLHYHITCQSCGKIVDVDNIVLKDMEEKVADATGFKITNHCVGFAGICRECQHDTN
- a CDS encoding YaiI/YqxD family protein, encoding MQIYVDADACPVRDIIHEEALRRGVRVTMVVSMAHNINEREGMSVLRVDSSFQAVDIAIINRASSGDIVVTSDYGLASLVLGNGVHAISPSGRVYTERTIDSLLEKRHQSARQRRGGGRVKGPRARHRDDDDRFRENFIELIEGIRV
- a CDS encoding sulfurtransferase TusA family protein; this encodes MPIILTSKKIKEMSPGDVLEVISDDAGIKKDMPAWCNTTRNEYIGLVEENMVYKVYVRKKKD
- a CDS encoding DUF488 domain-containing protein → MIKLKRVYDSTEPDDGCRYLVDRLWPRGVSKDSLKLDGWFKDLAPSDSLRRWFNHDPDKWDEFRRRYFIELESQTDKCRLLMKEAKKGVITLLFSARDMKYNNAVALAEFLKKSKSG
- a CDS encoding HD-GYP domain-containing protein translates to MTDRIFEEKRGSVGKDFTNNLYKLMRTAQIHDSRNVATIAALDKAAESVKTLLDSGGPFPLRLFQEHLFIDDVKIRVDIENFLACTSLINEMKRRGIGSIVFLSQPSASEIAGFVYAFNNADLKSGDPFQELEARLSSQGITNISLHRPSEINDTPIHVIQDSKEMATHLYFKTLTAVSDVMDSAKLKNAVGIKKAKRLVHSMVDLMVKEESTLLGLTTLRSYDEYTYNHSVNVSILSIAIGQRLGYSRKEMSDLGMATLFHDIGKIDLPIDLLNKPSEFTPEEWKIMRTHPVNGVKTLLRLKGLQEQAIRMILASFEHHLNYNLSGYPKLATARRVSLFGRITTICDCYDALTSARVYNRSPLVPDKALSFMMKKSDTAFDPLLLKIFVNVVGIYPVGTIVLLNTDEMAVVVRANANPSNIHKPCIKLITDPHGNEIDGETIDLSWESKMAIIQSIDHRKYGIDVSKYFVN
- a CDS encoding (2Fe-2S) ferredoxin domain-containing protein is translated as MPKPKHHIVVCTNTRQPGHPKGSCGEKGAQPVVMKFSEEMEKRGLFGRVILTGSTCVGMCSSGTIVIVYPDAVWYQGVKPEHVNEILDQHIENGKPVERLVIPDSAWG
- a CDS encoding MBL fold metallo-hydrolase encodes the protein MKVLFLGSGTSTGVPVIGCKCDVCRSDDPRNKRTRSSILITAEDTGTEFNSVPAVSVSPGGADHRAAGVRNILIDTTTDLRFQALRCSIERVDAVLFTHAHADHIHGIDDLRSFNHIQGEAIPCYGRSDTMETIRHKFSYIFDGSARSDWIPRLDINIVSSDFVLYGLRIKPLKIFHGDLTILGYRINDVSYLTDCNGMPEDTKEQLKGTKILILDATRYQPHAKHYGLDQAIEVIRELKPERAFLTHLSHTFDHSKVNSDLPPGIELAYDGMEIS
- the apbC gene encoding iron-sulfur cluster carrier protein ApbC, yielding MLVTEAQVFDALRSVEDPDLKKDVVSLGFIKKLKIEGGAVSFDLELTTPACPVKGQLKSAAEEAVRQINGVTSVSVEVTSSVSAHRIPGNEEILPCVKNIVAVASGKGGVGKSTVSVSLAVALAKTGAKVGLLDTDIYGPSIPIMMGITEKPEIRGEKLIPIVKYGVSLMSIGFMIPEDTPLIWRGPMVMKAVEQLLTDVEWGELDYLIMDLPPGTGDVQLTLSQKVPLTGAVIVTTPQDVALLDVVRGISMFRKLNVPILGVIENMSFFSCPHCGGRSEIFSHGGGEAASKKLGVPFLGEVPIDLKIREGGDAGRPVSAEDAASPQSRIFINLAEQLAARISALG
- a CDS encoding Glu/Leu/Phe/Val dehydrogenase; amino-acid sequence: MTEIPSEFDSSSYRDVLARFDAAAEWFRLDPNIWNRLRLPQRALCVTMPIRMDNGEVHIFQGFRVQHDSILGPTKGGVRYHPEVNLGEVASLAMNMTWKCSLTGLPYGGAKGGIRCNPRSLSKQELQRLTRRYTAEIFPIIGPDNDIPAPDVGTNEHVMAWMMDTYSHQRGYAAPGVVTGKPICIGGSLGREEATGRGVVSVVIESMKLLGINCEGATAVVQGFGNVGAFAARFLTELGIKVVAVSDSTCGIYNKNGLDIGNVTDHKNSRRTLQGYPEGEIISNEELLETECTVVIPAALSGQIRGDNAHKLRCRMVVEGANNPTTKEGDAVLRERGIFVVPDILANSGGVIVSYFEWVQNLQKYFWKEKEINEKLHDFIVTAFNRVLGFSLSEKVDMRMAAMAISIRRLADAHVARGLYP
- a CDS encoding flagellar protein FlaG, which encodes MKINEIENHASHHLNKGPLSGKGKKKKDYSLSLHVNGQAGHVSVKVIDNKSKETISEPSSQELREIHDQIYDMAGRLYDKKVLK
- a CDS encoding superoxide dismutase encodes the protein MSHEAKKFELKGLEGLSDSQISQHRDILYVGYVNKLNEIEDKLKTSDRTKANQIYSEYRGLKADETFALNGVILHELYFENMGGRGGNPTGQISDLIKRDFGSVEKWTEDFKACGMAVRGWVVLAYNLWDGKLHNYGADAHHFNFPAMAWPLLVMDVYEHAYTIDYGVKRPPYIDVFMKNINWDVANKRLDRISKLF